The following are encoded together in the Serratia odorifera genome:
- a CDS encoding PfkB family carbohydrate kinase, with amino-acid sequence MNRARHDLLLTLTQGGWHQQSPVTLIGAAVMDMVVSAEALPQRGGDVAAQMQGFHLGGCALNIAVALKQLGIVSRNLLPLGEGMWADRLRGEMAQRGVHSDLAVGGEDNGWCMALVEPDGERTFISIDGIENRWQTAWLQDAAPQGGLVYLSGYQLGSGGGAVLLQWMQQLPATVRVVLDIGPRIDVMPDDLLQRLIRPGVLLTLNQREAQLVGDGRGY; translated from the coding sequence ATGAACAGGGCACGGCACGATTTACTGTTAACGCTGACGCAGGGCGGTTGGCATCAGCAATCGCCGGTGACGCTGATCGGTGCAGCGGTGATGGACATGGTGGTCAGCGCCGAGGCGCTGCCGCAGCGGGGTGGCGATGTTGCCGCGCAGATGCAGGGGTTCCATCTCGGCGGCTGCGCGTTAAACATTGCCGTAGCGCTGAAGCAACTGGGCATTGTCAGCCGTAATCTGCTGCCGCTGGGCGAGGGCATGTGGGCCGATCGACTGCGTGGCGAAATGGCGCAGCGCGGGGTGCACTCCGATCTGGCGGTGGGCGGCGAGGATAACGGTTGGTGCATGGCACTGGTGGAGCCGGACGGCGAGCGTACGTTCATTTCCATCGACGGTATAGAAAACCGTTGGCAAACGGCGTGGCTGCAGGACGCGGCGCCGCAAGGTGGGCTGGTATACCTTTCCGGCTATCAGTTGGGATCGGGGGGCGGCGCGGTACTGCTGCAGTGGATGCAGCAACTGCCTGCCACGGTGCGGGTGGTGCTGGATATTGGCCCGCGCATCGATGTGATGCCGGACGATTTGCTGCAACGTCTGATTCGTCCCGGCGTGCTGTTGACGCTAAACCAGCGCGAAGCGCAACTGGTTGGGGATGGGCGAGGATATTGA
- a CDS encoding PfkB family carbohydrate kinase — translation MADSIGAGDSHTAGLLAGLALGLTPQQTMLLSNSIAGYVVSRPGGDCAPTLAQLLASEAG, via the coding sequence GTGGCCGACAGCATTGGCGCTGGCGACAGTCATACTGCCGGTTTGCTGGCCGGGTTGGCATTGGGGCTGACACCGCAGCAAACCATGCTGCTGTCCAACAGCATTGCCGGTTATGTGGTTTCACGCCCTGGCGGAGATTGCGCGCCGACGCTGGCGCAACTGCTGGCCAGCGAAGCCGGTTAA
- the purB gene encoding adenylosuccinate lyase produces MELSSLTAVSPVDGRYGDKVSALRTIFSEFGLLKFRVQVEVRWLQKLAACAEIKEVPAFDADANAYLDQIVAEFSEEDAQRIKTIERTTNHDVKAVEYFLKEKVAAVPALHAVSEFIHFACTSEDINNLSHALMLNTARQDVVLPFWRKIIDAIKGLAQEYRDIPLLSRTHGQPATPSTVGKELANVAYRMDRQFRQLEQVEILGKINGAVGNYNAHIVAYPEVDWHRFSEEFVTSLGITWNPYTTQIEPHDYIAELFDCVARFNTILIDFDRDIWGYIALNHFKQKTIAGEIGSSTMPHKVNPIDFENSEGNLGLANAVMGHLASKLPVSRWQRDLTDSTVLRNLGVGLGYALIAYQATMKGISKLEVNQAHLLDELDHNWEVLAEPIQTVMRRYGIEKPYEKLKELTRGKRVDAAGMQAFIDGLELPEEEKTRLKAMTPANYIGRATTMVDELK; encoded by the coding sequence ATGGAATTATCCTCACTGACCGCCGTTTCACCCGTTGACGGACGCTACGGTGATAAAGTCAGCGCACTGCGCACTATTTTCAGCGAATTCGGCTTGCTGAAATTCCGCGTACAGGTTGAAGTACGTTGGCTGCAAAAACTGGCAGCCTGCGCAGAAATCAAGGAAGTTCCCGCTTTTGACGCCGACGCAAACGCTTACCTCGACCAGATCGTCGCCGAATTCAGCGAAGAAGACGCGCAGCGCATCAAGACTATCGAACGCACCACCAATCACGATGTGAAGGCGGTAGAGTATTTCCTGAAGGAAAAGGTAGCGGCAGTGCCTGCGCTGCACGCAGTCTCCGAATTCATTCACTTCGCCTGTACCTCGGAAGACATCAACAACCTGTCCCACGCGCTGATGCTCAACACCGCACGTCAGGACGTGGTGCTGCCGTTCTGGCGCAAGATCATCGACGCGATCAAAGGTCTGGCACAGGAATATCGCGACATTCCATTGCTGTCCCGTACCCACGGTCAGCCGGCTACGCCGTCCACCGTCGGTAAAGAACTGGCCAACGTCGCCTACCGCATGGACCGCCAGTTCCGTCAGTTGGAACAGGTCGAGATCCTCGGCAAAATCAACGGCGCGGTCGGCAACTACAATGCACACATCGTGGCCTATCCAGAAGTGGACTGGCACCGTTTCAGCGAAGAGTTCGTCACTTCGCTGGGCATTACCTGGAACCCATACACCACGCAGATTGAACCGCATGACTATATTGCCGAGCTGTTTGATTGCGTCGCGCGCTTCAACACCATTCTGATCGACTTCGACCGCGACATCTGGGGTTACATTGCTCTGAATCACTTCAAGCAAAAAACCATTGCCGGCGAAATCGGTTCCTCCACCATGCCGCACAAGGTTAACCCCATCGACTTCGAAAACTCCGAAGGCAACCTGGGTCTGGCTAATGCCGTGATGGGGCACCTGGCAAGCAAATTGCCGGTTTCGCGCTGGCAGCGTGACCTGACCGACTCCACCGTGCTGCGCAACCTGGGCGTCGGCCTGGGCTATGCGTTGATCGCCTATCAGGCGACCATGAAAGGCATCAGCAAACTGGAAGTAAACCAGGCACATCTGCTGGATGAACTGGATCACAACTGGGAAGTGCTGGCCGAGCCGATCCAGACCGTTATGCGCCGTTACGGCATTGAAAAACCTTATGAAAAACTGAAGGAATTGACGCGTGGCAAACGCGTTGATGCCGCCGGCATGCAGGCATTCATCGACGGCCTGGAACTGCCGGAAGAAGAAAAAACCCGTCTGAAGGCCATGACGCCGGCCAATTACATTGGTCGCGCCACCACCATGGTTGATGAACTGAAGTAA
- a CDS encoding MFS transporter yields MSDTNQPLIITGIAAICLGLYSFLLPNTPARGTGPVDVKALLGLNALGLLKDRSFATFALCSFLFCMPLAFYYQFATWLSDPGRIARCHRLDDAGTGIRNFRHAGLALLLKRYGIKKVLMLGFVTAAIRYLFFIYGGTADVWAYSMLFLGILLHGVSYDFYFVTGYIYVDKKAPAHMRTAAQGLITLICQGLGSFIGNWLGGQAMTTFALQQPRDGMTFDWFAVWGVGAAMVVAVMLLFLLFFRERNHSITPINVTQP; encoded by the coding sequence ATCTCCGACACCAATCAGCCACTGATCATTACCGGTATCGCCGCTATCTGCCTCGGGTTGTACAGTTTCCTGCTGCCGAATACGCCGGCACGCGGCACCGGGCCGGTGGATGTCAAAGCGCTGCTGGGGCTGAATGCGCTGGGATTGTTGAAAGATCGCTCGTTCGCCACCTTTGCGCTGTGCTCGTTTCTGTTTTGCATGCCATTGGCGTTTTATTACCAGTTTGCCACATGGCTATCTGACCCAGGTCGGATTGCCCGATGCCACCGGCTGGATGACGCTGGGACAGGTATCCGAAATTTTCGCCATGCTGGCCTTGCGCTGCTGCTTAAACGCTACGGCATTAAAAAGGTGCTGATGCTGGGGTTCGTTACCGCCGCGATCCGCTACCTGTTCTTTATCTATGGCGGCACCGCTGACGTTTGGGCATACAGCATGCTGTTCCTCGGCATCTTGTTACACGGCGTCAGCTACGATTTCTATTTCGTCACCGGCTACATCTATGTGGATAAAAAGGCACCGGCGCATATGCGTACCGCGGCGCAGGGGTTGATCACGCTGATCTGCCAGGGGCTGGGCAGTTTTATCGGCAACTGGCTAGGAGGGCAGGCGATGACCACCTTTGCGCTGCAACAACCGCGTGACGGCATGACCTTTGACTGGTTTGCGGTGTGGGGTGTGGGAGCGGCGATGGTGGTGGCGGTGATGCTGCTGTTCCTGCTGTTTTTCCGCGAGCGCAACCACAGCATCACGCCGATCAATGTGACTCAGCCTTAA
- a CDS encoding GNAT family N-acetyltransferase has product MAINHYGQPIGEALTDWQAVNRPDALALNGTFCRLVALDAPRDYRGLFDAYQRAADDRDWTYLPAERPDSLQAMLQHLQALQADPSLVSYTVCDPVSGEPLGTVALMRIDPANGVLEIGHVNWSPAMKQRPSASEAIFLLLRYAFNQLGYRRCEWKCDSLNAPSRRAALRFGFVYEGQFKCAIVIKGRNRDTDWFAITRDRWPTIERGFARWLAADNFTPDGQQKTRLQALFD; this is encoded by the coding sequence ATGGCAATCAATCATTATGGCCAGCCGATAGGCGAAGCGCTAACCGACTGGCAAGCCGTGAACAGGCCTGACGCGCTGGCACTAAACGGGACTTTTTGCCGATTGGTGGCGCTGGATGCGCCGCGTGACTACCGCGGACTATTCGATGCTTATCAACGGGCGGCGGATGACCGTGACTGGACCTATTTACCGGCGGAGCGGCCGGACAGCCTGCAAGCGATGCTGCAGCATTTGCAGGCGCTGCAAGCGGATCCGTCACTGGTGTCTTATACGGTATGCGATCCCGTCAGCGGCGAACCGCTGGGTACGGTGGCATTGATGCGCATCGATCCCGCCAACGGCGTGCTGGAAATTGGTCATGTCAATTGGTCACCGGCGATGAAACAGCGCCCCAGCGCCAGCGAAGCCATTTTCCTGCTGCTGCGCTACGCCTTCAATCAGCTAGGTTATCGACGCTGCGAATGGAAATGCGACAGTCTTAACGCGCCGTCGCGACGGGCGGCACTGCGCTTTGGTTTTGTCTATGAAGGGCAGTTTAAATGTGCGATCGTGATTAAAGGGCGCAACCGTGATACCGACTGGTTTGCCATCACGCGCGACCGCTGGCCAACCATCGAGCGTGGGTTTGCACGCTGGCTGGCGGCGGATAATTTTACCCCAGACGGGCAGCAGAAAACGCGGTTGCAGGCCTTGTTCGATTAA